From a region of the Armatimonadota bacterium genome:
- a CDS encoding DNA methylase: ADYCSVLCRWCITKKEAVSHTFSRHALPMMWDYVEGNAVSSASGTIEGMLDWILGVLCTLTRIASSQCSIPSVVNGSATNLPWPDCHFDAVLTDPPYYDNVNYSTLSDFFYVWLKRTVGDLYPELFATPLAPKSEEIVQDPNRQGGRDAAKVFFEQMATQAFREIYRVLKPEGIAVIVFAHKTTEAWEAIINALLSAGLYMTASWPIHTEMQARLNAQETASLASSIYMVCRKRTTNEIGDLGVVRREIEQAVRSRLTQFWEEGIRGADFFMSAIGPAVEAFGKYERVEKPSGEAVTVAELLEHVRKVVSEFALERIMQDGTSMSGVDAVTRFYVLFRWTYNHARVPFDEARKLATGVGVELTNLWDVGGIVLKEKEYVRVPYPLDRAKDERFRRKTQFGTMIDALHYALHLYDRNDQKKLAEHLAETYGGNEAFWQVAQAISDVLPDGDKEKQLLQGLLYGRRSYAVGMARADEHSQMPLDI, from the coding sequence GCCGATTACTGTAGTGTTTTATGCCGATGGTGCATCACAAAAAAGGAAGCAGTTAGCCACACATTCAGTCGACATGCGTTGCCTATGATGTGGGATTACGTCGAAGGAAACGCCGTCAGTAGTGCCTCTGGCACGATCGAGGGGATGTTAGATTGGATTCTTGGCGTTCTTTGCACCCTCACGCGAATCGCGAGCTCCCAATGTTCCATCCCCTCCGTTGTAAACGGCTCTGCCACCAACCTGCCCTGGCCAGATTGCCACTTCGACGCCGTGCTCACTGACCCGCCGTATTATGACAACGTGAACTACTCAACCCTTTCGGACTTCTTTTACGTCTGGTTGAAGCGCACAGTTGGGGACCTGTATCCTGAACTCTTTGCAACGCCGCTTGCGCCGAAATCGGAGGAGATCGTCCAAGACCCGAACCGCCAGGGTGGACGGGACGCGGCCAAGGTGTTCTTCGAACAAATGGCTACGCAAGCCTTTCGTGAGATATACCGCGTCCTAAAGCCAGAGGGCATTGCAGTTATCGTCTTTGCCCACAAGACGACGGAAGCATGGGAGGCCATAATCAACGCCTTACTTTCTGCTGGGCTTTACATGACCGCATCTTGGCCCATTCATACCGAAATGCAGGCTAGGCTCAATGCGCAGGAGACCGCTTCGCTTGCGTCCTCAATCTATATGGTCTGCCGAAAGCGAACGACTAATGAGATTGGAGATCTCGGTGTTGTACGGCGGGAGATAGAGCAGGCTGTCAGGAGTCGGCTTACGCAGTTCTGGGAAGAGGGCATCCGAGGAGCTGACTTCTTTATGAGCGCGATTGGACCAGCGGTGGAGGCGTTCGGAAAGTATGAGCGCGTCGAAAAGCCGTCCGGCGAGGCGGTGACAGTTGCGGAACTGCTGGAACACGTCCGCAAGGTCGTGAGTGAGTTTGCCCTTGAGCGCATTATGCAGGACGGCACTTCAATGAGCGGAGTGGATGCAGTCACCAGGTTCTACGTCCTGTTCCGCTGGACGTACAACCACGCTCGTGTTCCTTTCGACGAGGCGCGGAAATTGGCAACAGGAGTAGGGGTGGAGCTCACCAATCTGTGGGACGTGGGCGGCATTGTCCTCAAAGAGAAGGAGTACGTGCGAGTACCTTATCCGCTAGACCGGGCAAAGGACGAGCGGTTCAGACGAAAGACGCAGTTCGGCACGATGATAGACGCTCTTCACTATGCTCTGCATCTCTACGACAGGAATGATCAAAAGAAGCTGGCTGAACACCTTGCCGAGACTTACGGCGGGAACGAAGCGTTCTGGCAGGTGGCTCAGGCGATTTCGGATGTTCTGCCCGATGGAGATAAGGAGAAGCAGCTGCTTCAAGGTCTGCTCTACGGGCGAAGGAGCTACGCGGTGGGAATGGCTCGGGCAGACGAGCATTCCCAGATGCCGCTTGACATTTGA
- a CDS encoding DUF499 domain-containing protein, which produces MKPWREVITPHEDIRRGGFDESVFAADLSDVLADRGPVDYRDALTFCAKTYHAQGLVNLGAAVASRLAGKGSGEPVIQIQTPFGGGKTHSLIALYHLFRGVEGLEETDLAQAVLKKAELSELPRARIVTFVGTAADPLQKTVWGELAEQFGKYDLLKAHDEQRRSPGKDNLHKLLSGEPTLILLDEIAEYAVKAKDYAEQVIAFFQELTETVKVLPQCSLVATLPSSVPYGEEGERRLSELQRVFGRVEAVYTPVEGEEVYEVIRRRLFEGTPDAREVAATVESYWGMYQKLGDDIPSEAREPAYREKMKKSYPFHPEVIDTLFERWSTYATFQRTRGVLRLLALIIADLYNREHSAPLIQPAHINLVNSTIQREFLKHIGNEYEGVIAADIADGNAKAQKIDREMGSEYTKFGIASGLGTAVFFGSFSGSEQKGIGIQRLRLAILREGIPPAIVGDALGRMEDELWYLHVEHGIYSFSTQANLNRVIIEKEDGVKDENIRDEIYRQVAKLAGTDMKTICWPRDTQDVPDTKELKLAVLSPEYSVSSGGSVAFADELFRKAGTTFRTYQNTLVVVAPNSGELSAVRPLVKKLLALRAIKDDKALMRRLSDDNKSTLQSRLNDLESDVPFKILSAYRHMAKAGCDGAEWHDMGIPTVGEKGALSKRVKEFLKDDILLRMITPDKLLGRALKNNEQEKPVSDIYEDFLKYPNFPMIESESVVKTAVATGVRQGTFGIRVGDKIYIGNELPYDVLDAGAILVRKEFAIKTSPEVSPPALGEDAQPAAVKEPTPVEGVAAPTTGGFRRVTLRTKVPWDKLSDFVRGVVMPLRSDGAEMEVEISVRAHSDSGSIRQNTLDQRVRETLRQIGAEVEEDTVE; this is translated from the coding sequence ATGAAACCATGGCGTGAAGTAATAACACCGCATGAAGACATAAGAAGGGGAGGCTTTGATGAGTCGGTCTTCGCGGCGGACCTGTCGGATGTCCTAGCCGACCGTGGGCCGGTGGACTATCGCGACGCCCTCACTTTTTGCGCTAAGACGTACCACGCTCAAGGCTTGGTGAACCTAGGTGCGGCTGTGGCGTCCCGGCTGGCGGGAAAGGGCAGTGGCGAGCCGGTCATTCAGATTCAGACGCCGTTCGGCGGCGGCAAGACGCACAGCCTAATTGCCCTTTATCACCTCTTCCGTGGCGTGGAGGGGCTAGAGGAGACCGATTTGGCACAGGCAGTGCTGAAGAAGGCAGAGCTGTCCGAACTGCCGAGAGCGCGGATAGTGACATTCGTAGGCACGGCAGCAGACCCGCTGCAGAAGACAGTATGGGGCGAACTGGCAGAACAGTTCGGGAAGTATGACCTGCTGAAGGCGCATGACGAGCAGCGGCGCTCGCCGGGGAAGGATAACTTGCACAAGCTCCTCTCGGGCGAACCAACGCTCATCCTGCTGGACGAGATTGCAGAGTACGCGGTCAAGGCTAAAGACTATGCAGAGCAAGTAATTGCATTCTTCCAAGAGTTGACAGAGACGGTAAAGGTTTTGCCACAGTGTTCTCTAGTGGCGACTTTGCCATCCAGCGTTCCCTATGGGGAGGAAGGTGAGCGCAGGCTTTCGGAGCTCCAGCGCGTGTTCGGGCGGGTCGAGGCCGTGTACACGCCAGTGGAAGGCGAAGAAGTCTATGAGGTCATCCGCCGGCGGCTTTTCGAGGGAACGCCGGATGCAAGAGAGGTTGCGGCTACGGTGGAGAGCTATTGGGGCATGTACCAGAAACTCGGCGATGACATACCGAGCGAGGCGCGGGAACCGGCCTACCGTGAGAAGATGAAGAAGTCGTATCCGTTCCACCCGGAAGTGATAGATACCCTTTTCGAGCGATGGAGCACCTACGCGACTTTCCAGCGCACACGTGGAGTGCTCCGCCTGTTGGCTCTCATCATCGCTGATCTCTACAACCGCGAGCATTCCGCTCCGCTGATACAGCCAGCACACATCAACCTCGTGAACTCCACGATTCAGCGGGAGTTCCTGAAGCACATCGGGAACGAGTACGAGGGAGTAATAGCGGCCGACATTGCGGATGGAAACGCCAAGGCACAGAAGATCGACCGCGAAATGGGTTCCGAGTATACCAAGTTCGGCATCGCATCCGGACTGGGTACGGCAGTCTTCTTCGGTTCGTTCAGTGGATCGGAACAGAAGGGTATTGGCATCCAGCGGCTTCGGCTTGCAATACTGCGGGAAGGCATACCCCCGGCGATTGTGGGCGATGCGCTGGGCCGGATGGAAGACGAACTTTGGTACCTACACGTCGAGCACGGCATCTACTCATTCTCGACTCAGGCGAACCTGAACCGAGTCATCATCGAAAAAGAAGATGGCGTCAAGGATGAGAACATCCGCGACGAGATTTATAGGCAGGTCGCGAAGTTGGCGGGTACCGATATGAAAACGATCTGCTGGCCAAGGGACACTCAGGATGTGCCCGACACCAAAGAACTGAAGCTGGCGGTGCTTTCGCCCGAATACTCCGTTTCCAGCGGCGGTTCGGTGGCATTCGCGGACGAGCTGTTCAGGAAGGCCGGAACCACTTTCCGCACCTACCAGAACACGCTGGTCGTGGTAGCTCCCAACTCTGGAGAACTGTCGGCAGTGCGTCCTTTGGTGAAGAAATTGCTGGCACTGCGGGCTATCAAAGACGACAAGGCTCTTATGCGTCGACTGTCGGACGACAACAAGAGCACACTCCAGAGCAGGCTAAACGATCTCGAGAGCGACGTGCCGTTCAAAATCCTTTCCGCATACCGGCACATGGCAAAGGCAGGTTGTGACGGAGCGGAATGGCATGATATGGGTATTCCTACCGTCGGGGAGAAAGGTGCACTTTCGAAGCGCGTAAAGGAGTTCCTGAAGGATGACATATTGCTTAGGATGATCACTCCAGACAAGCTCCTGGGGAGGGCATTGAAGAACAATGAGCAAGAGAAACCGGTTTCCGACATCTACGAAGACTTCCTGAAGTATCCGAATTTTCCGATGATCGAGAGCGAATCCGTGGTCAAGACGGCAGTGGCGACCGGCGTGCGACAGGGCACGTTCGGTATACGCGTGGGAGATAAGATATACATCGGCAACGAGCTTCCGTACGATGTGTTAGACGCTGGCGCGATCCTAGTTCGGAAAGAGTTTGCGATAAAGACCAGTCCAGAAGTCTCACCTCCTGCTTTAGGGGAAGATGCGCAGCCTGCCGCAGTCAAGGAACCGACTCCCGTCGAAGGGGTAGCAGCTCCAACAACTGGTGGGTTCAGGAGAGTGACGCTCCGGACAAAGGTTCCTTGGGACAAGCTCTCCGACTTCGTGCGTGGGGTGGTGATGCCCCTACGGAGTGATGGAGCGGAGATGGAGGTAGAAATCTCGGTTCGGGCGCACTCGGACTCTGGGAGCATCCGGCAGAACACCCTCGATCAGCGTGTCCGCGAGACACTGCGTCAAATCGGAGCCGAGGTCGAGGAAGACACGGTGGAGTGA
- a CDS encoding NAD(P)-dependent glycerol-3-phosphate dehydrogenase produces the protein MSRIAVLGAGSWGTALSLLLAKKGNEVKLWVWDPSQATEMEKAGENPKFLPGFPFPSNLTFTTSMPETVEDAESVIFVVVSEGIVEAAKSLKKCLPRGIPIISGTKGLDSTTGLTVSQTLERLLPKNANPIVAISGPNLALEVAKGIPTATVAACPDQSVARYAQNLLMCPTLRVYTNSDIIGVELAGALKNVIAIGAGVCDGLGFGDNTKAALLTRGLAEITRLGIRLGAQQATFMGLAGVGDLMATCASPLSRNRRVGLGLAAGRKLANILEELGQVAEGVPTTRAAYNLARANHVQMPIVEEVYAMLFEGKSPHTAVANLMSREPKDEVWE, from the coding sequence ATGAGCCGAATTGCCGTATTGGGTGCCGGCAGTTGGGGAACGGCGCTCTCGCTCCTTCTCGCAAAAAAAGGCAACGAAGTCAAATTATGGGTCTGGGACCCCTCCCAAGCAACTGAAATGGAGAAAGCCGGCGAAAACCCCAAGTTCCTGCCTGGCTTTCCCTTCCCCAGCAACCTAACCTTTACAACTTCGATGCCGGAGACAGTTGAGGATGCTGAGTCGGTCATATTTGTTGTTGTCTCGGAAGGCATCGTGGAAGCGGCTAAGTCGCTTAAGAAGTGCCTTCCACGTGGGATACCCATCATCAGCGGAACAAAAGGACTTGACAGCACCACCGGCCTGACGGTCTCGCAGACCCTAGAGCGGCTTTTACCCAAAAACGCAAATCCTATTGTGGCGATTTCGGGCCCAAATTTGGCTCTCGAAGTTGCCAAAGGCATCCCAACGGCAACCGTTGCTGCATGTCCAGACCAATCGGTGGCAAGATATGCGCAGAACCTCTTAATGTGCCCAACTCTCCGAGTCTACACAAACTCAGACATCATAGGAGTTGAGTTAGCAGGTGCACTAAAAAACGTAATAGCCATTGGCGCGGGAGTTTGCGACGGTCTCGGTTTCGGCGACAATACCAAAGCAGCCCTTCTAACTCGCGGGTTGGCTGAGATTACACGACTTGGAATACGATTAGGTGCTCAACAAGCAACTTTTATGGGTTTAGCTGGCGTAGGAGACCTAATGGCTACGTGCGCTAGCCCACTGAGCCGAAATCGTCGAGTGGGTCTCGGCCTTGCGGCAGGGCGAAAACTAGCCAATATACTTGAGGAACTTGGCCAGGTTGCTGAAGGAGTGCCCACAACGCGCGCCGCATATAATCTAGCACGGGCAAACCACGTCCAAATGCCTATCGTCGAGGAGGTCTATGCAATGCTCTTCGAGGGCAAATCTCCACACACGGCTGTTGCCAATCTTATGAGCCGCGAACCAAAAGACGAGGTTTGGGAATAA
- a CDS encoding penicillin-binding protein 1A yields the protein MPQTERVRYGRRSQRRRIRIILICIQILLLLVLGILLGGIIGAFYSVSKVLPSSHDIEEYRPTEATRIISSDGVVLAEVYEENREVVPITDIPKDLQNATVAIEDARFYKHWGIDLRGMLRAFIENLKAGRMVQGGSTLTQQLARNLYLTREKRLSRKLQEIILALRIEQNYSKEQILELYLNEVYYGSGAYGVQTASKIYFGKNVKDLTLAECALLAGLPKKPSVYSPYENLRAAIGRRSVVLDKMAELGYITREQCEQAKREPVRLVGLKPGGLAKYKAPWFVTYVLKRLTRELGADMIYKGGLEVHTTLNYEMQQAAEEELRKGVAAAKYMNVTQGALICLDPHNGHIKAMVGGVNKDFTKDQFNRVVQARRQPGSSFKVFVYTAAIDNGYDPSYRISNSRVTYVGYGSKPWTPKNANGRYGGTYDLRQALAQSINVVAVKLADKVGIDQVITYARLLGIKSKLERTLSLALGTSVVTPLEMVSAYSVIANGGIRAEPMTVTKITDGEGGIIKEYSPVTMQVLSRQTAETMSELLRGVVLQGTGRAAREVPEAHGKTGTTSDCRDAWFIGYTPELACAVWVGNDDFSPMRRVYGANVCAPTWAAFMKRALEIYKREKNPEMARSRTDLEEKSRRESERSTRRERSSNEARSPRTIDVTICTESGCLATKDCPSTYRASFEVGTEPMTYCPIHGSQEVNQTNQEAQNVPPAPSPPPQPGPSPTPSDRYVTVTICVDSGRIANIYCPETITRRYRVEEAPNKVCTIHRAPRE from the coding sequence ATGCCACAGACGGAAAGAGTTAGGTATGGTCGGCGTTCCCAGCGCAGGCGCATAAGGATAATTCTCATCTGTATACAAATATTGCTTCTCTTGGTGCTTGGCATTCTGCTAGGCGGAATCATTGGCGCTTTCTACAGCGTATCGAAGGTTCTCCCTTCGAGCCACGATATAGAGGAGTACCGACCTACCGAGGCGACCCGTATAATTTCAAGCGATGGAGTTGTCCTGGCGGAGGTCTACGAAGAAAACCGCGAGGTTGTGCCGATTACAGATATCCCCAAAGATCTTCAGAATGCTACCGTGGCAATTGAGGACGCCCGTTTCTACAAGCACTGGGGCATTGATTTAAGGGGAATGCTCCGCGCATTTATAGAAAATTTGAAAGCTGGGCGAATGGTTCAAGGCGGCAGCACACTCACACAACAGCTTGCGCGCAATTTATATCTCACCAGGGAAAAGCGGCTTTCACGCAAGCTTCAGGAGATAATTCTTGCACTTCGCATCGAACAAAATTACTCTAAGGAGCAGATACTAGAGCTTTACCTCAATGAAGTCTACTATGGAAGCGGAGCATATGGAGTCCAGACCGCATCTAAGATTTATTTTGGCAAGAACGTGAAGGACCTGACGCTGGCAGAATGTGCTCTCCTTGCAGGGCTGCCCAAAAAGCCATCGGTATACTCGCCCTATGAAAATCTACGTGCTGCAATAGGACGCCGCAGTGTTGTTCTAGATAAAATGGCCGAGTTGGGATACATTACTCGCGAGCAGTGTGAGCAGGCTAAAAGGGAACCTGTTCGTCTTGTAGGTTTAAAGCCTGGCGGGTTGGCTAAGTACAAAGCGCCGTGGTTTGTAACATATGTCCTAAAGCGGCTCACTAGGGAACTTGGTGCGGATATGATTTATAAGGGCGGTCTTGAAGTACATACGACGCTTAACTACGAAATGCAACAGGCTGCCGAGGAAGAACTTCGCAAAGGCGTTGCTGCTGCGAAGTACATGAATGTTACCCAAGGAGCGCTAATATGCCTTGACCCACATAATGGGCACATTAAGGCTATGGTTGGCGGCGTAAATAAGGATTTCACCAAGGATCAATTCAATAGGGTTGTCCAAGCTCGCAGGCAGCCAGGGTCATCATTCAAAGTTTTTGTTTACACTGCCGCAATAGACAATGGCTATGATCCAAGCTATAGAATCTCAAATTCAAGGGTTACTTACGTTGGCTATGGGTCAAAACCCTGGACGCCAAAGAATGCTAACGGCAGGTATGGGGGAACCTATGATTTAAGACAGGCGCTTGCCCAATCAATTAACGTAGTTGCAGTCAAGCTGGCTGACAAAGTTGGAATAGATCAAGTAATTACATATGCACGGCTTCTCGGCATTAAGTCGAAGCTTGAGCGAACCCTTTCTCTTGCTTTGGGCACATCGGTTGTTACGCCGCTTGAGATGGTATCGGCATATTCAGTCATCGCAAATGGGGGCATCCGTGCAGAGCCGATGACGGTTACGAAGATTACGGACGGAGAAGGTGGCATTATAAAAGAATATTCTCCGGTAACCATGCAGGTTCTTAGCAGGCAAACGGCAGAAACAATGAGTGAGCTGCTAAGAGGAGTAGTGCTACAGGGCACTGGACGCGCCGCAAGGGAAGTCCCCGAAGCTCATGGGAAGACAGGGACGACCTCAGACTGCCGGGATGCTTGGTTCATAGGATACACCCCTGAGCTCGCCTGCGCCGTCTGGGTGGGTAATGACGATTTTAGTCCGATGCGCCGCGTCTATGGTGCGAATGTGTGTGCGCCTACGTGGGCTGCTTTCATGAAGCGTGCCCTTGAGATATATAAGCGCGAGAAAAATCCCGAAATGGCAAGGTCAAGGACCGACCTAGAAGAAAAAAGCCGCCGTGAGTCCGAGCGGTCAACTCGTAGAGAGCGTTCCAGCAATGAAGCTCGGTCGCCGCGAACAATAGATGTAACGATATGTACCGAAAGCGGATGCCTGGCGACGAAGGATTGTCCTTCGACATATAGAGCCTCTTTTGAGGTCGGCACCGAACCAATGACATATTGTCCAATTCATGGTTCTCAGGAGGTTAATCAAACGAACCAAGAGGCACAAAATGTTCCTCCTGCTCCTTCTCCGCCTCCTCAGCCTGGGCCATCGCCTACTCCAAGCGATCGTTATGTGACTGTTACGATATGCGTTGACTCGGGCAGAATTGCAAATATTTACTGTCCGGAAACTATAACGCGCAGATACAGGGTGGAGGAAGCACCGAATAAAGTGTGTACTATCCACCGTGCACCGAGGGAGTAA
- the hisH gene encoding imidazole glycerol phosphate synthase subunit HisH: MIAIIDYKAGNLTSVRLALEHIGVGCEITSDSAHILRAERVIFPGVGAAGEAMKNLNELGLLEPLKTVVSRGVPFLGICLGTQIIFEFSEEDGGTNCIGFIPGSVKRFVPSNPLCKIPHIGWNAVEFLRQHPLLEGIEDGSEFYFVHSYYPSPSDTSYIIGVTEYADVRFASIIGKGNIFATQFHPERSGRIGLRLLENFSRWDGKC, from the coding sequence ATGATTGCGATTATTGATTATAAGGCAGGCAACCTAACAAGTGTTCGCCTTGCTTTGGAGCATATTGGCGTGGGGTGCGAGATAACGAGCGATTCGGCGCATATCCTAAGAGCTGAGAGGGTTATTTTCCCAGGCGTCGGCGCCGCAGGCGAGGCGATGAAAAACCTCAATGAACTTGGATTGCTTGAACCTCTGAAGACCGTCGTATCCCGAGGGGTGCCGTTCCTTGGGATTTGTTTGGGAACCCAGATTATCTTTGAATTTTCCGAGGAAGATGGAGGGACGAATTGCATCGGTTTCATTCCTGGATCTGTCAAGCGGTTTGTGCCTTCGAATCCTCTTTGTAAAATTCCGCACATAGGTTGGAATGCGGTAGAATTTCTTCGACAGCATCCCCTTTTGGAGGGAATTGAGGATGGAAGTGAGTTTTACTTCGTTCATAGCTACTACCCATCGCCTTCGGACACCTCGTATATAATAGGGGTAACTGAGTATGCCGATGTGCGATTTGCATCAATTATAGGGAAAGGTAATATATTTGCCACGCAATTCCACCCAGAGCGGTCGGGAAGAATTGGCTTGCGCCTCCTCGAAAACTTTAGCCGGTGGGATGGAAAATGTTGA
- the hisF gene encoding imidazole glycerol phosphate synthase subunit HisF — protein MLTKRIIPCLDVRNKKVTKGIKFQNNIDLGDPVEMAVAYSQGGCDELVFYDITASAERRPIDIEMVREVARVVHIPFAVGGGIESLDDMYRVLLAGAEKVSVNSLAVKNPAIIAEGAKVFGRQCIVLGMDPVRTNDTTRFPSGYEITIRGFRERTGLDALEWAKRAEDLGAGEIVVNSVDADGTRLGYDIRLTRLISTNVSIPVVASGGAGSPQHLVDVFNEGCADAAIIASMIHTGEYTIAQIKAELASAGIPVRKKW, from the coding sequence ATGTTGACCAAAAGAATTATCCCTTGTCTTGATGTGCGCAACAAAAAGGTAACTAAGGGGATAAAGTTCCAAAACAACATAGACCTTGGTGATCCTGTTGAAATGGCTGTTGCTTACAGCCAAGGCGGCTGTGATGAATTGGTTTTCTACGACATCACCGCTTCTGCAGAACGCAGGCCAATAGACATAGAAATGGTTAGAGAAGTCGCCAGAGTCGTCCATATTCCTTTCGCAGTTGGCGGCGGCATTGAGAGTCTGGATGACATGTATCGTGTTCTGCTTGCTGGTGCGGAGAAGGTATCAGTAAACTCCCTGGCGGTGAAAAACCCCGCTATAATCGCTGAAGGTGCAAAGGTTTTCGGCAGGCAGTGTATTGTTCTTGGCATGGATCCTGTGAGAACGAATGACACCACTCGGTTCCCTAGCGGCTATGAAATCACTATACGGGGCTTTCGGGAGCGAACGGGACTCGATGCACTTGAGTGGGCTAAGAGGGCTGAAGATTTAGGGGCAGGTGAGATTGTTGTAAATTCAGTTGACGCCGATGGCACGCGTTTGGGCTATGATATCCGCCTCACGCGCCTTATTTCAACGAATGTGAGTATACCTGTTGTAGCTTCAGGAGGGGCAGGCAGTCCTCAACACCTGGTTGATGTCTTTAATGAAGGTTGTGCCGATGCGGCGATTATTGCAAGCATGATTCATACAGGTGAATATACAATCGCCCAAATCAAAGCTGAGCTAGCATCAGCGGGGATACCTGTGCGAAAAAAATGGTAG
- the uppP gene encoding undecaprenyl-diphosphatase UppP codes for MHIIEAIILGAVQGLTEFIPISSSAHLIIIPWIANWKTHDLVFDLALHLGTLFALFSYFWREWYEMVRTSIERSRFKREQAGNSLPNSEALLLWPVIFACVPAALSGMYFEEVIEYGVRNKPTLIGAVTIVTGIVLLLADRLGKQRRPLKEITMKDWIIIGLAQALAIIPGVSRSGITITAGLFCGLKREAAARFSFLIGAPIIFGAGVYKLKDLFTDGLPSNQILPFILGVIVATVVGYICIGFLLNYLKKRSMGIFVAYRVVFGSAVILLAIIR; via the coding sequence GTGCATATTATAGAAGCAATAATCCTCGGTGCGGTACAAGGTCTAACTGAATTCATACCTATTAGCAGCTCTGCCCACCTTATTATCATCCCATGGATAGCCAATTGGAAAACTCATGATCTTGTATTTGACTTAGCCCTTCATCTAGGTACGCTCTTTGCGCTTTTTAGCTACTTTTGGCGGGAATGGTATGAAATGGTCCGGACTTCCATCGAAAGGTCGAGGTTCAAGAGGGAGCAAGCGGGAAACAGTTTACCCAATTCAGAAGCTCTACTGCTTTGGCCAGTCATTTTCGCTTGTGTGCCTGCGGCCCTCTCCGGCATGTATTTCGAAGAAGTTATAGAGTACGGTGTCAGAAACAAACCTACGCTCATAGGGGCTGTGACAATCGTTACAGGAATTGTCTTGCTTTTAGCCGATAGGCTTGGCAAACAGCGCCGCCCTTTGAAGGAAATTACCATGAAAGACTGGATAATCATAGGGTTGGCTCAAGCGCTCGCCATAATCCCCGGCGTTTCGCGCTCCGGAATAACAATCACGGCAGGGCTATTCTGTGGACTTAAAAGGGAAGCTGCCGCGAGGTTCTCGTTTTTAATAGGAGCACCAATTATATTTGGAGCAGGGGTGTACAAACTTAAAGATCTATTCACTGATGGCCTGCCATCCAATCAAATATTGCCATTTATTCTTGGAGTAATAGTTGCCACCGTTGTTGGGTATATCTGCATCGGTTTTCTGCTCAATTATCTTAAGAAGCGAAGTATGGGGATATTCGTCGCCTACCGCGTAGTATTTGGCAGCGCCGTAATTCTTCTAGCCATAATCAGATAG
- a CDS encoding AI-2E family transporter: MNPKSRVEGIFELVWGVGIRIALRITLWAGLAYFLWKARSVLTAVIIAAVLAYAMLPIVDFLCSYRVRGMKRRTQRIIATTLVFIVLLSGIVSFALAFISPLRGEMAGLVASLEGSSEQVSKIFESLKKWYMELPDDLRQLLSAQDLTKLGAEVTTWVKGAITKTINWVSHLVDVIAIPVLAFYFVLGSRTLKREFVGLVPKRRAREALAILHEISAIMKSYIIGQLLLCIIAGFVVAAGLSLAGMPYILILSLFAGVTRAIPIIGPIISGLLIVLLGMAKSTWMGLYLLIFVAVLHFIESKFIMPMLIGDRMQLHPALILIVLLIGAQFFGITGMFLAAPVAAVLRVLIRFYIVKPPKVRVWGLSGERHMAQSSTDLGPGPDTY; this comes from the coding sequence GTGAATCCTAAGAGCCGAGTCGAAGGAATTTTCGAATTAGTTTGGGGCGTAGGGATTAGAATAGCCTTACGGATTACTCTGTGGGCTGGGTTAGCATATTTTTTGTGGAAGGCCCGCTCCGTTTTAACCGCTGTTATTATCGCAGCCGTACTGGCGTACGCCATGCTGCCAATTGTTGATTTTCTATGTTCCTACCGCGTGCGCGGCATGAAGCGCCGAACCCAACGGATAATAGCTACAACTCTCGTATTCATTGTGCTCCTTAGCGGTATTGTATCGTTTGCACTTGCGTTCATATCGCCTCTCCGAGGAGAAATGGCTGGACTAGTTGCAAGCCTTGAAGGTTCTAGCGAGCAAGTGTCAAAAATTTTCGAAAGCCTCAAGAAATGGTACATGGAGCTCCCTGATGACCTTCGGCAATTGCTAAGCGCCCAAGACCTTACCAAGCTTGGGGCGGAAGTGACAACTTGGGTAAAGGGAGCAATAACTAAGACCATAAATTGGGTTTCCCACCTTGTAGACGTAATAGCAATTCCAGTACTTGCTTTCTACTTTGTACTTGGCAGTAGAACACTAAAACGAGAGTTCGTAGGACTAGTTCCGAAGAGACGGGCACGTGAAGCATTAGCGATCCTCCACGAGATAAGTGCAATAATGAAAAGCTACATAATTGGCCAGCTCCTACTGTGCATTATTGCCGGCTTCGTTGTAGCTGCTGGGCTCAGTTTGGCAGGAATGCCCTACATACTCATCTTGAGCTTGTTCGCAGGCGTGACTAGGGCTATTCCAATTATAGGACCCATAATCAGCGGTTTGCTTATCGTACTGCTTGGAATGGCTAAATCGACTTGGATGGGATTATACCTGCTAATTTTTGTGGCAGTTCTCCATTTTATAGAGAGTAAATTCATCATGCCCATGCTAATAGGCGACCGCATGCAGCTCCACCCAGCGCTGATACTAATCGTCTTACTAATCGGAGCACAATTCTTTGGAATAACAGGAATGTTCCTTGCTGCACCAGTAGCAGCAGTTTTGAGAGTGCTAATAAGGTTTTATATAGTCAAGCCGCCAAAGGTACGAGTATGGGGCCTAAGCGGCGAAAGACATATGGCTCAATCGTCTACTGATTTGGGACCCGGGCCGGATACCTATTAA